In a genomic window of Allomeiothermus silvanus DSM 9946:
- a CDS encoding methyl-accepting chemotaxis protein yields the protein MDRPSKGIFRRSSRPKTGMQLKPNPTATQTPSHPALWMGGWLENTSFSTKLGIYAAVFFLTTLVLVGAGLWGLGRMSYHLNTIYQSMLASIAAINRADAAFADVVRFTELMRQPQTPASDRRAFLILAQTAESTGNDIIAQYNKEWVSTVNPGFTDLLRSQGQLGLQQQEVEALKALNAEYQEAQKAFTSFVRSVETGQPDFQRGALASYYYTHVRGHLREIININDKYAQLSNSAALNVQNQAERVIWVAWLLSLLLGAVLTVLILRSILPRLRALREGAEALQRGEYGHWVAVSGRDEVGVVAATFNEAARLLQLKTQADAERLKQSTLLQQNISEFLDVAMEIAQGDLTRRGRVTEDVLGSVVDAINLVLEEMGGLLKDVQKAADLVNQGAGELVRTSAVIVQGAQSQAQIAQQAQGQAVEVSAAIRQMAERAAQTTEAARRALQAAQAGQTAVQNTLVGMQGIRREVSNISKGIKGLSDRSLEISEIIETISGFAAQTNLLALNAAIEAAGAGEAGTRFAIVAEEVRRLAEDSAKAAQRVTTLIGGIQAEIQAVASSVEAGTKEVEEGYRIANQAGERLQEIAQLTTQSAQLVQAISQATQTQAQRVAQVGQAVQIIAGTASQTQEQSLKGRQAAEQLRQLAEQLSRNLARFRLPA from the coding sequence ATGGACCGTCCAAGCAAAGGAATCTTCCGCCGTAGTTCCCGGCCCAAAACCGGGATGCAGCTCAAGCCTAATCCGACAGCGACGCAAACCCCTTCACACCCGGCCCTATGGATGGGAGGGTGGCTCGAGAACACCTCTTTCTCGACCAAGCTGGGGATTTACGCGGCGGTCTTCTTCCTTACCACATTGGTGCTAGTAGGGGCGGGTTTGTGGGGGTTGGGACGAATGAGCTACCACCTCAACACCATCTATCAGTCCATGCTGGCATCCATTGCAGCCATCAACCGGGCCGACGCAGCGTTCGCCGACGTGGTGCGCTTTACTGAGCTGATGCGACAGCCGCAGACACCTGCTAGCGACCGCCGGGCTTTTTTGATATTGGCCCAAACTGCCGAGTCTACCGGGAACGACATCATCGCGCAGTACAACAAGGAGTGGGTAAGCACCGTCAACCCTGGCTTTACCGATCTTCTACGTTCGCAGGGCCAACTTGGCCTCCAGCAGCAGGAAGTAGAAGCCCTCAAAGCCCTCAATGCTGAGTATCAGGAGGCACAGAAGGCTTTTACATCCTTTGTCCGTAGCGTTGAAACCGGCCAGCCTGACTTCCAGCGGGGGGCCTTAGCCTCCTATTACTACACCCACGTGCGGGGTCATCTACGCGAGATCATCAACATCAACGACAAGTATGCTCAGCTTTCCAACAGCGCAGCCTTGAACGTACAGAACCAAGCCGAGCGGGTGATTTGGGTGGCTTGGTTGTTGAGCTTGTTGCTCGGGGCAGTGCTCACCGTGTTGATCTTGCGTTCGATCCTGCCCCGCCTGCGGGCTTTGCGCGAAGGGGCGGAAGCGCTGCAGCGCGGGGAGTACGGGCACTGGGTGGCGGTCTCGGGGCGCGACGAGGTAGGCGTGGTAGCGGCTACCTTCAACGAAGCTGCTCGGCTGCTTCAACTCAAGACCCAGGCTGATGCTGAACGGCTCAAGCAGAGTACTTTGCTCCAACAGAACATCAGCGAATTCCTCGACGTAGCGATGGAGATCGCCCAAGGCGATCTGACCCGGCGCGGGCGGGTCACTGAGGACGTGTTGGGCAGCGTGGTAGACGCCATCAACCTGGTACTCGAGGAGATGGGCGGGTTGCTCAAGGACGTGCAAAAGGCCGCTGATCTGGTGAACCAGGGAGCAGGGGAGCTAGTCCGTACCTCGGCGGTGATCGTGCAGGGAGCGCAGTCCCAGGCTCAGATCGCACAACAGGCCCAGGGACAGGCAGTGGAGGTCTCCGCTGCCATCCGCCAGATGGCCGAACGCGCTGCCCAGACCACTGAGGCCGCCCGCCGCGCCTTGCAAGCGGCTCAAGCCGGTCAGACCGCAGTGCAGAACACCCTGGTGGGGATGCAGGGTATCCGCCGTGAGGTGTCCAATATCTCTAAGGGGATCAAAGGCCTCTCCGACCGCTCCTTGGAGATCTCAGAAATCATCGAGACCATCTCCGGTTTCGCCGCCCAGACCAACCTGCTGGCCCTCAACGCAGCTATTGAGGCTGCCGGGGCTGGTGAAGCGGGAACCCGTTTTGCCATCGTGGCCGAGGAGGTGCGGCGGCTGGCGGAGGACTCGGCCAAGGCCGCCCAGCGCGTAACTACCCTGATCGGAGGCATCCAGGCCGAGATCCAGGCAGTAGCCTCGAGCGTGGAGGCAGGAACCAAAGAGGTAGAAGAGGGGTACCGCATCGCCAACCAAGCCGGTGAGCGCCTTCAGGAAATCGCCCAACTCACCACCCAGTCCGCTCAGTTGGTGCAAGCCATCTCGCAGGCTACCCAGACCCAGGCCCAGCGCGTTGCCCAGGTAGGGCAGGCGGTGCAGATCATCGCTGGCACCGCCAGCCAGACCCAGGAACAGAGCTTGAAGGGCCGCCAAGCTGCCGAACAGCTTCGCCAACTGGCTGAGCAACTCTCGCGCAACCTGGCCCGTTTCCGCCTCCCGGCTTAG